The following proteins are encoded in a genomic region of Odontesthes bonariensis isolate fOdoBon6 chromosome 19, fOdoBon6.hap1, whole genome shotgun sequence:
- the LOC142369455 gene encoding uncharacterized protein LOC142369455 — MKGGKSSEGYSIILSCLPSNFSCAGTRGPQGPRGFHTGEKPYSCDQCGAAFTRLSHLKRHQHIHTGEKPYSCGQCGAAFNDLSNLKTHQRVHTGEKPFSCGQCGAAFTRLSDLKTHQRSHTGVKPFSCGQCGAAFTDLSNLKRHQRIHTGEKPFSCGQCGAVFTALGSLKTHQRIHTGEKPFSCGQCGAAFTDLSNLKRHQRIHTGEKPFSCGQCGAAFTALGSLKTHQRIHTGEKPFSCGQCGAAFNRLSNLKTHQRIHTGEKPFSCGQCGAAFTRLSDLKTHQRIHTGVKPFSCGQCGAAFTRLSDLKTHQRIHTGEKPFSCGQCGAAFTTLSSLKTHQRIHAGEKPFSCGQCGAAFTTLSSLKTHQRIHAGEKPFSCGQCGAAFTDLSNLKRHQRIHTGEKPFSCGQCGAAFNRLSHLKTHQRIHTGEKPYSCGQCGAAFTTLSHLKAHQRIHTGERPFSCGQCGAAFTQLSHLKRHQRIHTGEKPFSCGQCGAAFNDLSNLKTHQRVHTGEKPFSCGQCGAAFNDLSNLKTHQRIHTGVKPFICGQCGAAFTQLGHLKGHQRIHTGEKPFSCGQCGAAFTRLDSLKRHQRSHTAEK; from the exons atgaagggaggcaaaagtAGTGAGGGATACTCCATCATACTTAGCTgccttccctctaatttttcatgt gccggtaccagaggacctcagggtccgcgagg gtttcatacaggagagaagccatacagctgtgaccagtgtggggcagctttcactagattatctcatctaaagagacaccaacatattcacacaggagagaagccatacagctgtggtcagtgtggggcagctttcaatgatttatctaatctaaagacacaccaacgtgttcacacaggagagaaacctttcagctgtggtcagtgtggggcagctttcactagattatctgatctaaagacacaccaacgtagtcacacaggagtgaaacctttcagctgtggtcagtgtggggcagctttcactgatttatctaatctaaagagacaccaacgtattcacacaggagagaaacctttcagctgtggtcagtgtggggcagttttcactgcattaggtagtctaaagacacaccaacgtattcacacaggagagaaacctttcagctgtggtcagtgtggggcagctttcactgatttatctaatctaaagagacaccaacgtattcacacaggagagaaacctttcagctgtggtcagtgtggggcagctttcactgcattaggtagtctaaagacacaccaacgtattcacacaggagagaaacctttcagctgtggtcagtgtggggcagctttcaatagattatctaatctaaagacacaccaacgtattcacacaggagagaaacctttcagctgtggtcagtgtggggcagctttcactagattatctgatctaaagacacaccaacgtattcacacaggagtgaaacctttcagctgtggtcagtgtggggcagctttcactagattatctgatctaaagacacaccaacgtattcacacaggagagaagcctttcagctgtggtcagtgtggggcagctttcactacattatctagtctaaagacacaccaacgtattcacgcaggagagaagcctttcagctgtggtcagtgtggggcagctttcactacattatctagtctaaagacacaccaacgtattcacgcaggagagaaacctttcagctgtggtcagtgtggggcagctttcactgatttatctaatctaaagagacaccaacgtattcacacaggagagaaacctttcagctgtggtcagtgtggggcagctttcaatagattatctcatctaaagacacaccaacgtattcacacaggagagaagccttacagttgtggtcagtgtggggcagctttcactacattatctcatctaaaggcacaccaacgtattcacacaggagagagacctttcagctgtggtcagtgtggggcagctttcactcaattatctcatctaaagagacaccaacgtattcacacaggtgagaagcctttcagctgtggtcagtgtggggcagctttcaatgatttatctaatctaaagacacaccaacgtgttcacacaggagagaaacctttcagctgtggtcagtgtggggcagctttcaatgatttatctaatctaaagacacaccaacgtattcacacaggagtgaagcctttcatctgtggtcagtgtggggcagctttcactcaattaggtcatctaaagggacaccaacgtattcacacaggagagaaacctttcagctgtggtcagtgtggggcagctttcactcgattagatagtctaaagagacaccaacgtagtcacactgcagagaaatga